A genome region from Solirubrobacter pauli includes the following:
- a CDS encoding iron-containing alcohol dehydrogenase: MPARSFRWQDGERLIVFGEGAAAHAVETLGGPGYTLLTTERAKEAAPGVVTAAGEVHIVPAGHVDDLAASLLDVVGGDRIVALGGGRVVDVAKAIVAAQAAGAGGDAVSASGAYPGTPGAGRAAADHRAFAGPPRALAVPTTLSGAEMTRIHRHADGVAESTPRVRPAVVIIDPALAASQPVEALAASSLNALGHAVEAPCVTGANPVATLAAHEAARLLAAGWQGAEPDRETLALGSLLAGYALDNSALALHHVLAQTLVRVAGLAHGPANAAMLPVTIGALAARTPEAIEALNAAVGEDVAEVALRIRARSGAGGLRDLGVDPDVLRGCADAAAARPQLKLTPPPADRDEILSLYERAL, from the coding sequence TTGCCGGCTAGGAGCTTCCGCTGGCAGGACGGCGAGCGGCTGATCGTCTTCGGCGAAGGCGCGGCCGCGCACGCCGTCGAGACGCTCGGCGGTCCCGGCTACACGCTGCTGACGACCGAGCGGGCGAAGGAGGCCGCGCCCGGCGTCGTGACCGCCGCCGGCGAGGTCCACATCGTGCCCGCGGGTCATGTCGACGACCTCGCCGCGTCGCTGCTCGACGTCGTCGGCGGCGACCGGATCGTCGCGCTGGGCGGCGGGCGCGTGGTCGACGTGGCCAAGGCGATCGTCGCCGCGCAGGCCGCGGGCGCGGGCGGAGACGCCGTGAGCGCCAGCGGCGCCTACCCGGGCACGCCCGGGGCGGGCCGGGCGGCCGCTGACCACCGGGCGTTCGCCGGGCCGCCGCGGGCGCTGGCCGTGCCGACCACGCTGTCGGGCGCGGAGATGACCCGGATCCACCGGCACGCCGACGGCGTCGCCGAGTCGACCCCGCGCGTGCGCCCGGCCGTCGTGATCATCGACCCCGCGCTCGCGGCCTCGCAGCCGGTCGAGGCGCTGGCGGCGAGCTCGCTGAACGCGCTCGGCCACGCGGTCGAGGCGCCGTGCGTCACCGGTGCCAACCCGGTCGCGACCCTCGCCGCGCACGAGGCCGCGCGCCTCCTCGCGGCGGGCTGGCAGGGCGCCGAGCCCGACCGCGAGACGCTCGCGCTCGGCTCGCTGCTCGCGGGGTACGCCCTGGACAACTCCGCGCTGGCGCTCCACCACGTGCTCGCGCAGACGCTCGTCCGCGTCGCCGGTCTCGCCCACGGCCCGGCGAACGCCGCGATGCTGCCAGTGACGATCGGCGCCCTCGCCGCCCGCACGCCGGAGGCGATCGAGGCGCTGAACGCCGCCGTCGGCGAGGACGTGGCCGAGGTCGCGCTGCGCATCCGCGCCCGCTCCGGCGCGGGCGGCCTGCGGGATCTCGGCGTGGACCCGGACGTCCTGCGCGGCTGCGCGGACGCCGCGGCCGCCCGTCCCCAGCTCAAGCTCACACCTCCGCCCGCCGACCGCGACGAGATCCTGTCGCTGTACGAACGCGCGCTCTAG